A DNA window from Coffea arabica cultivar ET-39 chromosome 6c, Coffea Arabica ET-39 HiFi, whole genome shotgun sequence contains the following coding sequences:
- the LOC113691847 gene encoding G2/mitotic-specific cyclin S13-7-like produces the protein MASRQVVQQQNRVEGVAGGVKEKKMAAEGKNRRALGDIGNMVTVRPVEGKPLPQISRPVTRSFCAQLLANAQAAAAAENQKKCVAVNVEGGAPVADGVLPQGGRAKKPTQKKAVAKPKPEAVIEISSSSEEVKKEKNKKKTGEAASKKTASTLSSTLTARSKAACGLSRKQKEITVDIDAADVNNELAVVEYVEDIYKFYKLAENESRIGDYMHSQPEINEKMRAILIDWLIEVHHKFELNPETLYLTINIVDRYLAVQTILRKELQLVGMSAMLIASKYEEIWAPEVNDFVCMSDRAYTHEQVLVMEKRILGALEWYLTVPTPYVFLVRFVKASIPDSNMENMVYFLAELAMMNYATIIYCPSMIAASAVYAARCTLNKSPLWDETLKFHTGFSETQILDCAKLLVSCHSMAAEHRLKVIYRKYSNTERGAVALLPPAKSLLAAA, from the exons ATGGCTTCAAGACAAGTTGTTCAACAACAAAACAGAG ttGAGGGAGTTGCTGGAGGTGTCAAAGAGAAGAAGATGGCAGCAGAAGGAAAAAATCGTCGTGCACTTGGAGACATTGGAAATATGGTGACTGTCCGTCCTGTTGAAGGCAAACCGCTTCCTCAGATCTCCAGACCTGTTACAAG GAGTTTCTGTGCACAATTGTTAGCCAATGCACAGGCGGCAGCAGCAGCTGAAAACCAGAAG AAATGTGTGGCAGTTAATGTGGAAGGAGGGGCCCCTGTTGCTGATGGAGTCTTGCCACAGGGTGGTAGAGCAAAGAAACCAACTCAGAAGAAAGCTGTTGCCAAACCTAAGCCTGAAGCTGTAATTGAAATCAGTTCATCTTCTGAAGAAGTCAAGaaggaaaagaacaagaaaaagacTGGTGAAGCGGCCTCAAAGAAGACAGCCTCAACTCTATCTTCAACCCTTACTGCTAGAAGCAAGGCTGCCTGTGGCTTGAGTAGAAAACAGAAGGAAATTACAGTGGATATTGATGCTGCTGATGTGAATAACGAGTTGGCAGTTGTTGAATATGTTGAAGATATTTACAAATTCTACAAGCTTGCTGAG AATGAGAGCAGAATTGGTGATTACATGCATTCACAACCTGAGATAAATGAAAAAATGAGGGCAATTCTGATTGATTGGCTGATTGAAGTGCACCATAAGTTTGAGCTCAATCCGGAGACTCTGTACCTCACAATCAACATAGTTGACAGGTACCTTGCTGTCCAGACAATTCTGAGGAAGGAACTCCAATTAGTTGGTATGAGTGCCATGCTTATAGCTTCCAAGTATGAGGAAATCTGGGCTCCTGAG GTGAATGACTTTGTGTGCATGTCAGATAGAGCTTACACTCATGAGCAGGTGTTGGTTATGGAAAAACGCATTCTTGGTGCACTGGAATGGTACCTAACAGTCCCAACACCATACGTGTTCCTTGTACGGTTTGTCAAGGCCTCAATTCCTGATTCTAAT ATGGAGAATATGGTCTACTTCTTAGCAGAGCTAGCAATGATGAATTATGCAACCATTATCTACTGTCCATCTATGATTGCTGCCTCAGCAGTCTATGCTGCAAGATGCACCTTGAATAAAAGCCCTCTTTGGGACGAGACTCTGAAGTTCCATACTGGATTCTCTGAGACACAAATATT AGACTGCGCTAAGCTACTGGTTAGCTGCCATTCTATGGCTGCAGAACATAGGCTGAAGGTGATCTACAGAAAATACTCAAACACTGAACGAGGAGCTGTTGCTTTGTTACCTCCTGCCAAGTCTCTTTTGGCTGCAGCATGA